CGTCCCGTTCCAAGGTTATGCCCGGATTGTCTTCGCCATCATTTCTTTCTACTTCATGCCCTGCTGCCCCCTCACGGCCTCCTCCTTCTACCTGCTCAGCGGCCTGCTGGACGCTTTCGATGGACACGCTGCTCGCGCTCTTAATCAAGGTGACAGACACCCCTCTCAGCCAGCCTTGGGGCCCAACAACCCCCtgctcccttccctgcctcctcagGACCTCAGAGTCAGAGGGCTGTCAttcccatctctgaaaaaagCAGAACAGGATGgcctggggttttttgttttgttttgtgttttgtttttgagacagcgtctcgctctgtcacaggctggagtgatggctcactgcagcccccatctcctgggctcaagtaatccttccacctcagcctcctgattaactgggactacaggcgcgtgtcaccacacctggctaatttttaaatttttgtagagactgagtcttgcagtgtcgcccagactggtccccagctcctagcctcaagcgatcctcctgccttcctcccaaagtgctgcgccCAGCAAGAATGGCCTGATTTTGTAGCAGAAGGGATTTAAGCTAGCTCTTGAGAACTCACTGCTTGTGAGAGGTGTGGATTAGCAAGACATGACGTGGCCATGGCGCTGCTGGAGGTCTCTCTGAACACAAGTCCATtcaggccaggggcggtggctcacgcctgtaatcccagcacttgggaggccgaggcgggcggatcacgaggtcagaagttcgagaccagagtgaccaacatagtgaaaccctgtctctgcaaaaaatacaaaaattagctggcttggtgacgtgtgcctgtaatcccagctactcaagaggctaaggcaggagaattgctcgaacctgggcggcggaggttgcagtgagccgagattgtgccatcacactccagcctgggcgacagagcaagactctgtctcggggggaaaaaaaaaagtcctatcaACAGGTGTTTCCTGGAGGCCTACTGTGTGCCCTGCATAAGTAGTTGGGGTTCCAGAAGGCATGCTTAGAGGGAGGATGGAGAGGGACGGGTGATGGCTCTTGGAGGGttgactaattttttaatctgTTCTTCAGACCCAACTCTAAGGCTTCCCCCGAGGCATCAAGTCTCTTTTTCTAGCCCTGGAGCCTTGGTTCTGGGGTTGATGAGCTGCAGACATAGCTTTCCTCTCCTCCTACCCTGTTCCTTTCACTCTCATGCCTTTCTCAGTTCATGCCATGGTGACCTTTGCCCACTAACCTCACACACAGCCTGTTTTCCAACCTGCGTTCCTCCCCAGGCAGGTGGACACTTCCAGTCTTCGTTTACACCCTGCATGAGAGTGATAAACCAAATATGGGCACCTGTCCTGCAGTCTCTGTGCCATAATAGCCCCTGCCCACCTAATCTTCCAGGAACCCGGTTTGGGGCCATGCTGGACATGCTGACGGACCGCTGCTCCACCATGTGCCTGTTGGTCAACCTGGCCCTGCTGTACCCTCGAGCCACGCTGTTCTTCCAACTCAGCATGAGTTTGGATGTGGCCAGTCACTGGCTGCACCTCCACAGGTCTGCCGCGATGCTGGGGGCCTTGGCCAGTTAGAGACACTACAGTGGGGTGGGCTGAGCTTAGATGGAAGGGTGTCTGGGATGGCACTAGGCGTCCTGGAAGGGCTCCATTTTAGCTCTGCTTTGTAGAAGGACCCCAGGCAAACACGCCTCTCTTTAAAGCTTCAGTCATGTTTACAGTTGCATTAAGCAATTCTTAGGACTCTTCTGGCTGGATATTCTAGGATTCCAAATAGGTGACAGCTCATAGGAACGGGCATAGGAGCTTTCAAATGTGgtatttgaatcctggctctgccccgAAATAGGTAACTGGCTTTGGGCAGGATATTGGTCCTTAGCCATGCCCAGTTTTCCATCTGTACAATAGGTGTTAACATGAGGAT
This genomic window from Macaca mulatta isolate MMU2019108-1 chromosome 20, T2T-MMU8v2.0, whole genome shotgun sequence contains:
- the CDIPT gene encoding CDP-diacylglycerol--inositol 3-phosphatidyltransferase isoform X5, translated to MPGLSSPSFLSTSCPAAPSRPPPSTCSAACWTLSMDTLLALLIKAGGHFQSSFTPCMRVINQIWAPVLQSLCHNSPCPPNLPGTRFGAMLDMLTDRCSTMCLLVNLALLYPRATLFFQLSMSLDVASHWLHLHSSVVRGSESHKMIDLSGNPVLRIYYTSRLAPWDCSGWASGSLPPLPC
- the CDIPT gene encoding CDP-diacylglycerol--inositol 3-phosphatidyltransferase isoform X3 gives rise to the protein MPGLSSPSFLSTSCPAAPSRPPPSTCSAACWTLSMDTLLALLIKAGGHFQSSFTPCMRVINQIWAPVLQSLCHNSPCPPNLPGTRFGAMLDMLTDRCSTMCLLVNLALLYPRATLFFQLSMSLDVASHWLHLHSSVVRGSESHKMIDLSGNPVLRIYYTSRPALFTLCAGNELFYCLLYLFHFSEGPLVGSVGLFRMGLWVTAPIALLKSLISVIHLITAARNMAALDAADRAKKK
- the CDIPT gene encoding CDP-diacylglycerol--inositol 3-phosphatidyltransferase isoform X2, giving the protein MPGLSSPSFLSTSCPAAPSRPPPSTCSAACWTLSMDTLLALLIKAGGHFQSSFTPCMRVINQIWAPVLQSLCHNSPCPPNLPGTRFGAMLDMLTDRCSTMCLLVNLALLYPRATLFFQLSMSLDVASHWLHLHSSVVRGSESHKMIDLSGNPVLRIYYTSRPALFTLCAGNELFYCLLYLFHFSEGPLGPELPCCLPAVGSVGLFRMGLWVTAPIALLKSLISVIHLITAARNMAALDAADRAKKK
- the CDIPT gene encoding CDP-diacylglycerol--inositol 3-phosphatidyltransferase isoform X1 — translated: MALGGLTNFLICSSDPTLRLPPRHQVSFSSPGALVLGLMSCRHSFPLLLPCSFHSHAFLSSCHGDLCPLTSHTACFPTCVPPQAGGHFQSSFTPCMRVINQIWAPVLQSLCHNSPCPPNLPGTRFGAMLDMLTDRCSTMCLLVNLALLYPRATLFFQLSMSLDVASHWLHLHSSVVRGSESHKMIDLSGNPVLRIYYTSRPALFTLCAGNELFYCLLYLFHFSEGPLVGSVGLFRMGLWVTAPIALLKSLISVIHLITAARNMAALDAADRAKKK